The proteins below come from a single Gemmatimonadaceae bacterium genomic window:
- a CDS encoding co-chaperone GroES, which produces MHRGNKHLIVVGDRVLIKAEDGEERTRVGLYLPPTALDSQAVQGGEIVATGPGYPMPDFNESSDEPWRTSRRDTSGKYVPMQARAGDYALFFRKAAVEITFENEIYLVVPQSALLALVRADHED; this is translated from the coding sequence ATGCATCGAGGCAACAAGCACCTGATCGTCGTCGGCGACCGAGTTCTCATCAAGGCGGAGGACGGTGAGGAGCGCACGAGGGTCGGTCTGTATCTCCCGCCAACGGCGCTCGATTCCCAGGCCGTGCAAGGCGGTGAGATCGTGGCCACCGGCCCGGGCTATCCCATGCCCGACTTCAACGAGTCGTCCGATGAGCCGTGGCGAACGTCGCGACGCGACACGTCGGGCAAGTACGTCCCCATGCAGGCGCGTGCCGGCGACTACGCGCTGTTCTTTCGCAAGGCCGCGGTGGAGATCACGTTCGAAAACGAGATCTACCTGGTCGTTCCCCAGAGCGCGCTCCTCGCGCTGGTCCGCGCCGACCACGAAGACTAG
- a CDS encoding aminopeptidase P family protein: MKSLLSLALLAPLLLQAQQPERPFGTQREQAELQQRWLEQRMQKILPGLMRTHGVDLWVMPMREYNEDPVFSSLVSPTTFHARRRTIYVFFDRCAASGKVDPGDGSCIERLALGGSSQGGIYREYRAPQMAPSAGNVRQAELWGESQWQVLKRVIEERRPRVIGINVSRTHAFSDGLSAGELEGMSQALGRPWTARFKRTEELPLQFIAARLPEEEEFYGKLTQLVHTLIARMFSNEVITPGVTTTQDLVWWWRQQVADRGLTTWFQPSVSVQRAGAPSIGEDATIQPGDVLWCDVGITALGLNTDTQHNGYVLKPGETAPPPGLQKALASSNRLQDILFEETRPGRSGNEILRATLAKMKAEGITGTMYSHPIGKHGHGAGPLIGLWDYQEGVPGRGDSKVIPGMWYSSELQTTTPVPEWNGQPVRMAQEEDFLVRRDGSLAWALKRQSELHLVRPKPAS, translated from the coding sequence ATGAAGTCCCTCCTCAGCCTCGCCCTGCTCGCCCCGTTGCTGCTCCAGGCCCAGCAGCCCGAACGACCCTTCGGCACCCAGCGCGAGCAGGCCGAACTGCAGCAGCGCTGGCTCGAACAGCGCATGCAGAAGATCCTGCCCGGACTCATGCGGACGCACGGGGTCGACCTCTGGGTCATGCCGATGCGCGAATACAACGAGGATCCGGTGTTCAGTTCGCTGGTCTCGCCCACGACGTTCCACGCGCGGCGCCGCACGATCTACGTCTTTTTCGACCGATGCGCGGCGTCCGGCAAGGTCGATCCGGGTGACGGATCCTGCATCGAGCGACTCGCGCTCGGCGGCAGCTCGCAGGGCGGCATCTATCGCGAGTACCGCGCCCCGCAGATGGCGCCGAGCGCCGGGAACGTGCGGCAAGCGGAACTCTGGGGCGAGTCGCAGTGGCAGGTGCTCAAGCGCGTCATCGAGGAGCGACGGCCAAGAGTGATCGGCATCAACGTGTCGCGAACCCATGCCTTCTCCGACGGCCTCAGTGCCGGTGAGCTGGAGGGCATGTCGCAGGCGCTGGGTCGGCCATGGACCGCGCGGTTCAAGCGCACCGAGGAGCTGCCCCTGCAGTTCATCGCCGCACGACTCCCCGAAGAGGAGGAGTTCTACGGCAAACTCACGCAACTCGTGCACACGCTCATCGCCCGGATGTTCTCCAATGAGGTCATCACGCCGGGCGTGACGACCACGCAGGACCTCGTGTGGTGGTGGCGACAGCAGGTGGCCGACCGTGGGCTGACCACGTGGTTCCAGCCGTCGGTGTCGGTGCAGCGCGCGGGCGCTCCATCCATCGGCGAGGACGCCACCATTCAGCCCGGTGACGTGCTCTGGTGCGACGTCGGTATTACCGCGCTCGGCCTGAACACGGACACGCAGCACAACGGCTATGTCCTCAAGCCGGGCGAGACGGCGCCGCCGCCCGGGCTGCAGAAGGCCCTGGCCTCGTCGAACCGCCTCCAGGACATCCTCTTCGAAGAGACGCGCCCGGGCCGCAGCGGGAACGAGATTCTCCGGGCGACGCTCGCCAAGATGAAGGCCGAGGGCATCACCGGAACCATGTATTCCCATCCGATCGGCAAACACGGCCACGGCGCGGGACCATTGATCGGGCTCTGGGACTATCAGGAAGGGGTTCCCGGTCGCGGCGACAGCAAGGTGATTCCCGGCATGTGGTATTCTTCGGAGTTGCAGACCACGACACCGGTGCCGGAGTGGAACGGCCAGCCGGTGCGCATGGCGCAGGAGGAGGACTTCCTCGTGCGGCGCGACGGCTCGCTGGCGTGGGCGCTGAAGCGCCAGAGCGAGCTGCACCTCGTGCGGCCCAAGCCGGCCTCGTGA